A genomic segment from Spinacia oleracea cultivar Varoflay chromosome 3, BTI_SOV_V1, whole genome shotgun sequence encodes:
- the LOC130469569 gene encoding uncharacterized protein, giving the protein MELLSFLRKFPETQIKFVFVIWEIWKERNNCVFKNRPFNPIKIYFAAISSHTEWSARNKLDSAFETGLLQGSPPSTSATPTNIPVRWYPPPQNHFKLNFDGSRKNSSAAVGFIIRDHMGQHLSAATSNIGNSQVYMAEALALHKGIKEAIFLQIKNLRIEGDNLLVINTVKGIWATPWKLDTVIKDIKKLLSQHFDSWEISHIYREANQAADWIANVGHLIPNTMYVEPGINPMLSSIISNDYLGVTHVRRAS; this is encoded by the coding sequence ATGGAGCTCCTAAGCTTTCTGCGGAAATTTCCGGAAACCCAGATTAAGTTTGTTTTTGTGATTTgggaaatctggaaagaaagaAATAACTGCGTTTTCAAGAATAGACCTTTTAACCCAATCAAAATTTACTTTGCAGCCATTTCATCTCACACGGAATGGAGTGCCAGAAACAAACTGGACTCTGCCTTTGAAACAGGCCTCCTTCAAGGTTCCCCACCTTCTACCTCAGCCACCCCCACCAACATTCCTGTCCGCTGGTATCCACCACCTCAAAACCATTTCAAACTCAACTTTGACGGATCACGTAAAAACTCCTCTGCTGCAGTAGGCTTCATCATCAGAGACCATATGGGCCAACACTTAAGTGCAGCAACTTCCAATATCGGCAACTCTCAAGTGTACATGGCTGAAGCGCTCGCACTCCATAAAGGCATTAAAGAAGCTATTTTTCTACAAATTAAGAATTTACGCATAGAGGGAGACAATCTATTAGTCATAAACACGGTTAAGGGAATATGGGCTACACCATGGAAACTTGACACCGTCATCAAGGACATCAAAAAGCTTCTTTCTCAACACTTTGACTCCTGGGAGATCTCACACATCTACAGGGAAGCTAATCAGGCGGCAGATTGGATTGCAAACGTTGGTCATCTGATTCCAAATACTATGTATGTTGAGCCGGGGATTAACCCTATGTTATCTTCTATTATCTCAAACGATTACTTAGGAGTTACCCACGTGCGGAGGGCCTCCTAA